From the genome of Pungitius pungitius chromosome 20, fPunPun2.1, whole genome shotgun sequence:
gtgtgtgtgtgtgtgtgtgtgtgtgtgtatcacggTGGTTATGCAGTGGAGGATCAGTGAAGGGTAGGTCATATTTTTACACAAATAgacaaaataaggaaataaaagttattttctcGTCTGTCCacaaaggacatttttttttatttcccccctttattccccccccccccccccgtcgtacCTCTTTGGTCTTGGTCTGTCCGTTCTGAGTGTGGCCGTCGTCCTTCTTACCCTTGGCCACGCTTTTCTTCGCCTTTGCGCCCTTATCATCCACCACCTTCTGCACCGGTAGAATAagacaagaaggaaaaaagacaagaaacacAGATAAGGAACATATCTTCATCCTCGCTAAATATATCCAGCATGATCTTAaagtattttacagtatatacCTTACTGCTTAAATCAACTGAGCCCTGCATACTGCAGGTGTGGCTGCAAACTATTCTCACACTGTAACAAATCCAtgggaaaatgaataaatcatgtgtgtgtgtgtgtgtgtgtgtgtgtgtgtgtgtgcaccttggCGATGGCCTTCTTGGGCTTGGTCTCAGCTTTTGGTGGAGCAGGTTTCTGCAAATTAGCACAAGGCAGTTAGGACCAACTGAACAGTGGATAGATATTGAATTTATAATATCCATGTGTTATCTATGTTATTAGCATTACCATTTAGGTGTGtctttgaccccccccacccccccacttcTCTATAGAGCCGCCCCTCTCCAATATAATTTATAAATATTAAACATGTGAGCGCCATGTCCCGTGAAGCAGTGTGATCTATAAACTACGTGGTTTCAAACATGTGCTTCTTCTCGAAGGGGGCCGAGCCGAGCCGACAGCAGAATGTCTGCATGGGACGGAGTTCACATTCAGGCCGCTCGGCGCGTGCAGGTTTGCTGCAGAGCTTTTCCAGGCCGCTGCGCGTGGAAGCTGCCCTGATGCTCAGAATGGCTCGGTTCTTCTTTAGTGACTTCTCAcactgggaaggggggggggggggggcgtaacaGCTACATGTAGGAAACTCCAGAGCGTGTTGAAGACACTGGAAGGACGACATGTCTGTGACGGATAGCAACCGGTGCACAACATGCTAGTTTACTGCATTTCAATAAATAAGCTGCTGCATTGGGCCCAGTCAAAGACAGGAAATACCAGATGAGAAAACATGCACATTTGGAAAAGTCAAAAGTAGTTTGATAATTTGGGAAATACACTTTTCCATCTCCTTACCCTCATGTCTGCTAAACGCTAGCCACGAGacgtttagcttagcttagcttagcataagcgATGGATACAGCTGGCACCCAAGAAAATAGTCCCCCCAACCAAACAGTAGCTGGTTGGTTTTTGcacacattcaaaaaaaaaattgatataATGTGTTATTATGTGCTATTTGTGAGCTTTAGAGTTAAATGTAAACTTTGACACACTggctgtttccagtctttaatGCCCAGCTACTTCGGTGCAAGCTGCATCATAAGCATATTTCCCATAGTGTCAAACAATCTCTTATAAGTGCACATGCAAATGTACAAACACAAGCCTCGATACGGATTGGTTCACCATGTAAAGTTCAgcacagataaaaaaaattgttgactTTTATGGTAGAGCTGCATGATCACGTTGCTGGATAATTTCATAGCCATCACTCGGTCAGACTTGTGGAACGATTTGCGCGTTTTGAATGCATTTTACCGTTGGATCATGCAGCCCCAAACATCAACAAGCACCAGACgagacagagacggacagagacaacagagaaaaaaagacatgcgTACCAAGGCAGATGCTCAGGGAGCACGTTTATGGAATTGCCTCGATCGAATCCATAAAACTGGGTGAGGACTTTGCTCTGGGCCTTGGTAGTAAGACACCTCCTATCCCACAAGACTAAGGCGGGAGGTGGGGTGAGGAAGAAGGGAGGTgaggacaggaagaggagagggggggggggggggtgggggggagaacgAAACTTACCGCTAACAACCTCTCTGACCTTCTGGGGGTCTATCGGAGCAAGGGATGATCAATGAGAGACagcgacagagagagacagatatcAGTTGTACCTTTGCAGGCTGATCTTCAGTGCCGGGTGACTAGTGTCCTAATCATTAACCTGTCATGTGtctattctcacacacacacacacacaaaatacacacacacaaaatacacagcacgcaaatgcacgcacacacacacacacacacagcacacaccgGTCAACATTTACCTCTTGCTTTGTGACTTTGGAGGCCTCCTTGCCCTCAGGACCCTCTGGAGACTGAACAAGGAACGGACAGACTGTTACTAGAGAGCCACAGAGTCAGATCTGGAGAGCACCACCCCACATGTGGTGGTGCACATCATCTGAAAGCTGGAAACCTGAGGATTCCTTTGAGATAAACCTCAGAAGTCTGTGTCAAGTTTTTCTGGTCATCAATCAGACTCATTAACTCAGTTAGctcagctaccccccccccccagattgtCAATAAGAGGGGCATCATTCATCCTCTGGAGGTCCTCGGTCTCTGGTGGTAACGTTTAATCAGGCCCTGCTTGTCCTAAAGGTCACAGCAGGTCAATTAATACAGTAAAGTCGACTTATAAAATCTGCATATTTAAAATGACTGGGGTTTTGCCTCCATCCTCTCTGGGGAGGGAGTGGCCACATTATTCAAATCACTAAGCAGTACATCGAGGCCAAAAGGTCACAAATCTACTAAGATACGCTGTTGTTCTTGAAAAGAAATCAAACTGTTGTAATGTGTGTCGATTAAACAGATAAATCATCTGCAACACTTCTAAAAAAAATCTAGtgattggggggaaaaaaaacactaaagtgTGTCTGTAAATATGTTCTAgagttcttcttttttattgatCGTTAATTGGAAATGTGGGTTTGGGACAGgttgaataaaaagaaaaactaatttTGTAATTCATACAACTTGGTTGCTCATCAGACGATCGTACAAATGATGATTTTCCAGAATCGTAAACGAATGCATGTTGTATTTAACTTGAAACTGACGTTATAATCAACCAAATCAGCACGCGCTTGAAgccgtctgtttttttttaggacatCTGACAGTGATCATTGGCGATCTCCCTGGGGATGCACATTTGAACGGGTTGATCTTGCCAAGACCTGAGCTCCCAATAATCCATAAGGGAGTGTGAACATGCGGGGTCTCGATCACCCCCAACACGCACACTGTGGGACACGCATGTGGGCCTGCGGGCAGGTGAGGAGCGCGTCCCCGCCATGAGAAGAAAATAGAATGCTATAGTTAAGGCCAGCAGGTTCGCAATCGCATCATTTGCATGTGGGCGACTTCCGCccctagagccccccccccccccgttctctgTCCTCAAAGGTGGATCCGCGCAGACAATGGCATGTTTTCAGATGGAAGAAAAGCCCATTTCCATGTACGCGCCGGTCGAGCCCCGCTGTTTTTAGAGCAGCCACGGCCTCTTctagaatgcccccccccccccccgatcctctCTCGGTATTTTCCGTCCTCTCCACGGAAACTTGGGGTTGGTTCTGtcggttctgttttttttgtatatgtGTTATTACGCGTTACTAAGAATCAATAAGGCGCGCCTCGGAGAGTCATTACCAAGCACGTCTCCGGTGAGATTTACGCATCTCTCCATCCGGCGGGTCCCGCCTGACATTCACCAGAGCGCACAGTGGACAGGGAAGTGGCGTATAAAACGACTTCAAGAACGGCCATTGAGATGAACGCGGGCCACATTCAGCGCGTAAAAGGATACACGTGTGCGTAAATAAATAAGATATGTCGTATAGGAGAAacggattttttttaaaaaaattaataaatccAAAAGATTGCGACTAAAAAAAATGCGCTTCCTCAAACTTTGGCATCCCGTCACCTGCCGCGGCGTCGCCACAGAAATCGCGCAGCGCAATTTTCCTCGAATGCAAAGAGCaggaaagaaaaactaaaaaaaaaaaaaaaaactacagagaAGTGAGCCGGACGCCACTGACGACACTCACCTTTCTCTTCGGCATCTTACGCGGGAATTATTCTCCACCAAGCTCGGACGAACTGAGGTCAAACCCGTAGGTCCAGGAAAAAGGGGGATTTGAACTAACCTCGGAACACGGGATCAATATCTAGGCACCTTCGATAATATGTTGATTATATGCACTCCCCCCAAAACTCTACAGGCCCGCCTCCGGCAGCCATTGGGCACAAGGCTCCGAATCCTCTCCTGTGCTGACTCCCGATTGGCTCCCAATGAGTGAATGTAAATGAGCGGCTCGCAGTGATTGGCCGGGGTTGATCAGGGGGtgtctgtgattggctgcgCGCCCTCCGTGCGCAGATTCCACCAGTCGGCCGTGGCTGAGAGGGAAAGTGGAGCCGGGGCCAATGAGAGCAGGGGGCCAAGTCCAGGTGGATCTGGGTAATGTAGGATgcgagagagaagaaaaggactCGGAGGAGCTCCAGAAcatctgggaggggggggggggggcggcattgtGTCTTGTGGGGTTTCCACTGCTGTAAAGAACTAGAGCAGCATACAGCTGATATGGCAGAACAAATCGAACATCACTGCAGAGGTCCCTGCAGGCCCCCTCTTTAATACTAGTAAAACTACACATGGAACCATATAAGTGCACCATCGCAGACACCTGAGGGGACCCAATCATCACAAGGacacctctttttttaatgtgtgatgtgtgatgtTTCAGGTGTATATAAGGGTTAAAGTTCAAACTAGACATTGAATATGCAATAGTGTTTCATTCGTGTTCATTCGGAATGAAATGGACCTGACGTGTCATGGGGTTAATAATGACACATAAATAGCTTCTCTGGTTGGGTCAGAGAATATTTAGCGTCATCGATAAGTCTTTTAACGAAGGTACATTTTCAGACTGAAGCTGAACTCTAAATCAAAGACTGTACAGTATTGGAGTATAAAAAGTGTATAAAAGTATAGAGTATAAAGTATATATAAGACGCTGTAGTCATCAGCCACAGGTTTGTGTACTTGGTTGtcagtattcttttttttgttgcagccaAGTACAACATCGCTAAAGGATATTTAGAGGTTGAGACCATAAATGTTTACAatctttactgagggaataaatcaagagaagtagagtcatgttcTCATAGACTCACcagacttctttttgcaacTAGGGGCCACTCTCTCACAGGCCGCTCTTTTCTATCCGCGAAAGGCgttttaatgttaaatttaaTGCTAAATTAGATGCTCTAAGTACCCGTTGGGATACTAAAGCCATCCTTCTTCATATCTAACACTTTACAATGTTCTGTCTGGCTTCTGCTAGACGTACCTTTAGCACAACATTTCAAACACAGGAGGCCAAAAAACGTTCTACAAAGAAATCAACATTAGCAGCCTCGACATTCTTGTATAGCATcacaatagacacacacacacacacacacagaagctcaCAGGGACAAATGTCACAATAGACAGAGCTTTCCTggcaaaagcaacaaaaccCTTCATGTTAGAACCCAGAACACACAGGAGCAGGTAGCTCGATGGCCGCTCCACTGTTCCCTCGCACATTCACACAGTCAGCTAAACGGCAGCGACAACACAATGAggaacatgtacacacacataaagggaAGACACAAAAGGAGTCCACGCTGAAAAGGAATCCTCCCCGGAATGtgggtttaaatgtttttattaccATGTCCTTTTTTTATAAATACGCAACACAAAGTTTTACGGTTACACAAAACACGCACAACAGATCAATCATGGCTTGGACATTTTGGTGGTTTGATCCTCAcacaatgcatgaaaaaaaaagacttatatTTAAGATATCTAAAAACCATGAATGTAGACACTTTTGAAAACATGTGCTCCAAAATACTAGATTCATTGACTATAATCTGCTGTATGCTAAATGCTAGCTGCTGACAATGCTACATGCGGATGTTTAGCATGTGTGATGgttagctagttagcatgctaacatggtCAGAGTACCAGTGGACACATGTCCAGCTGAAAGAGATAAGAATTAGACCAAAACATGGGGCAATTAGAGGAAAATGTCCATCCCCAAAGTGCGTTACTATCAAACATGCTCTATAATTTGGTGAGTGACCCGAAGCATCACGACCTGTGAACTGAACGTGAGACTAAAAGTCTCATAAGGTTCTCAACTCTTTTAACGGCTCATTGCAAGATAATGAAAACACAATCATGTCGATGTAGGGGTTTCATACACTGAACCTGAACAGAGGCTCCAGAGGCCTCATGGGAGCTTTGGTGGGTTGGACCTCATCAGATGTATGACTTGAGTTTTGACAGCGAAGGACACTCTGAGACGTTCAGTGACACCTCACCTCCATTTATCCAGTTCATTCGTTAAATCATTCACCCGCCTGTGCTTTGGAAATAAACCCATGAGCGCTGCCACACTTCTGGTTTGGAGATTCAAAGTTGATTCCAAACCCGGAAATTATGAAAA
Proteins encoded in this window:
- the hmgn3 gene encoding high mobility group nucleosome-binding domain-containing protein 3 isoform X7 — protein: MPKRKSPEGPEGKEASKVTKQETPRRSERLLAKPAPPKAETKPKKAIAKVVDDKGAKAKKSVAKGKKDDGHTQNGQTKTKEVTEEAAAEKA
- the hmgn3 gene encoding high mobility group nucleosome-binding domain-containing protein 3 isoform X2 translates to MPKRKSPEGPEGKEASKVTKQETPRRSERLLAKPAPPKAETKPKKAIAKVVDDKGAKAKKSVAKGKKDDGHTQNGQTKTKEIYVSRPSVSVSSIRSSAPSLMSVRGQSETVRVKGTLECLYSVSTVRVWPLTPFHTDSVPWSAVAERESERERERVSERERE
- the hmgn3 gene encoding high mobility group nucleosome-binding domain-containing protein 3 isoform X1; translation: MPKRKSPEGPEGKEASKVTKQETPRRSERLLAKPAPPKAETKPKKAIAKKVVDDKGAKAKKSVAKGKKDDGHTQNGQTKTKEIYVSRPSVSVSSIRSSAPSLMSVRGQSETVRVKGTLECLYSVSTVRVWPLTPFHTDSVPWSAVAERESERERERVSERERE
- the hmgn3 gene encoding high mobility group nucleosome-binding domain-containing protein 3 isoform X6, which gives rise to MPKRKSPEGPEGKEASKVTKQETPRRSERLLAKPAPPKAETKPKKAIAKKVVDDKGAKAKKSVAKGKKDDGHTQNGQTKTKEVTEEAAAEKA
- the hmgn3 gene encoding high mobility group nucleosome-binding domain-containing protein 3 isoform X5, coding for MPKRKSPEGPEGKEASKVTKQETPRRSERLLAKPAPPKAETKPKKAIAKKVVDDKGAKAKKSVAKGKKDDGHTQNGQTKTKEIYVSRPSVSVSSIRSSAPSLMSVRGQSETVRVKGN